In Candidatus Bathyarchaeia archaeon, one DNA window encodes the following:
- a CDS encoding Ig-like domain repeat protein: MKKSRKNCLLAAVLIILVSTLFQTLPASGCLQRDKKPPKIHWVHRYPQQPEYEDSVLVLAYVTDSGSGVANVSLRYIVNGQTAKTLVMDKKNGVYFAEIPPLPYNSTVAYVVSACDKAGNRACSSEYAYTVGDSHPPIITYVQRVPAKPNYNDTVIITANATEPPYASGVKELTLSYNCGSCWKNVSMELTGTLYTAAIPEQPFGTTVQYRICAVDRAGNVAAFDIYTYTVEDQYLPVATIITPRDGSFLSRSVDIKLYAHDDNLKEARLAIDGTFLALWNQTGIQTYTLNTSTLGEGIHKLTLEVVDEAGNRAENLVYVVVDNTAPIAEIQWPMDGSFVSGFVPVKLRAEDANFECMELRIRDSIYAWNVKYQIFTWNTSSLSDGPCQVTLTAFDKAGNKAERSITVVVDNTAPTIGNLTWMPLQPTANETAKVYAQIADMGSGVKEATLWYRRLDEEEWQRTSMALENGNWTATIQGFEEGAIVLFYVECCDKTGNTATSTIKHYVVGASAAAKGFTGIPLYWLALAVLAIFAILASTAYYLRKRKRAAPLTSTFLVSSL; the protein is encoded by the coding sequence ATGAAAAAATCCAGAAAAAACTGTCTGCTGGCAGCTGTTTTGATAATTTTAGTCTCCACCTTATTTCAAACGCTTCCAGCAAGCGGCTGTCTCCAACGGGATAAGAAGCCTCCTAAAATTCATTGGGTGCACCGGTATCCGCAACAACCAGAATATGAGGACAGCGTGCTTGTTTTAGCCTACGTAACGGACTCGGGGAGTGGAGTGGCTAACGTAAGCCTACGCTACATAGTTAACGGACAAACGGCGAAAACCCTTGTGATGGACAAGAAAAACGGAGTCTATTTCGCGGAGATCCCGCCCCTACCCTATAATTCAACAGTTGCCTATGTTGTTTCGGCTTGTGATAAGGCTGGGAACAGGGCATGCTCCAGCGAGTATGCCTACACAGTAGGCGATTCCCATCCTCCAATTATAACATACGTTCAGCGGGTTCCAGCGAAGCCAAACTACAATGATACCGTCATAATAACAGCCAACGCAACAGAGCCACCATACGCCAGCGGTGTGAAAGAACTAACCCTGTCCTACAACTGTGGAAGTTGTTGGAAAAACGTTAGTATGGAGTTAACGGGCACGCTTTACACAGCGGCTATTCCAGAACAACCATTTGGAACCACCGTCCAGTATAGAATATGCGCCGTTGACCGAGCGGGAAACGTGGCGGCTTTCGACATTTACACATACACTGTTGAGGATCAATATCTTCCCGTTGCAACAATAATCACACCTAGAGATGGAAGCTTCCTTTCGAGAAGCGTGGACATAAAGCTTTACGCCCACGACGATAACCTTAAAGAGGCTAGGCTAGCAATTGACGGCACATTTTTAGCTTTGTGGAACCAGACTGGCATCCAAACATATACATTAAACACTTCCACACTAGGAGAGGGCATCCACAAATTAACGCTGGAAGTTGTGGATGAAGCTGGAAATAGAGCTGAAAACTTGGTTTATGTGGTTGTAGACAACACTGCACCTATAGCTGAAATTCAGTGGCCGATGGATGGAAGCTTCGTCAGCGGCTTTGTGCCAGTTAAACTTCGCGCTGAAGACGCTAACTTTGAATGTATGGAGTTGAGGATAAGGGATTCCATTTACGCTTGGAATGTGAAGTATCAGATATTCACATGGAACACTAGCAGCCTAAGCGATGGACCATGCCAAGTCACGCTGACAGCCTTTGACAAGGCCGGAAACAAGGCTGAGAGGAGCATAACCGTTGTAGTGGATAATACCGCTCCAACCATAGGCAATTTGACGTGGATGCCTCTGCAGCCCACAGCCAACGAGACGGCCAAGGTTTACGCGCAAATAGCCGACATGGGGAGTGGGGTAAAAGAAGCCACATTATGGTATAGACGCCTAGACGAAGAAGAGTGGCAGAGAACATCCATGGCTTTAGAAAATGGAAACTGGACAGCTACAATACAAGGGTTTGAGGAGGGAGCCATAGTGCTTTTCTATGTGGAATGCTGTGACAAAACTGGAAACACAGCTACTTCAACCATAAAACACTACGTCGTCGGTGCTTCAGCAGCGGCGAAAGGCTTCACGGGCATCCCCTTGTATTGGCTTGCACTGGCGGTGTTAGCCATCTTCGCCATCTTAGCATCCACAGCCTACTACTTAAGGAAGCGTAAACGCGCTGCCCCTCTGACTTCCACATTTTTAGTGTCAAGTTTATAG
- a CDS encoding molybdopterin-binding protein yields the protein MEVFRRLLTLEEGIQAIRKHFEAKPLGVEEAPLMEAFNRVLAEDVIAEINVPPFNRSTVDGYAVKAEDTFEADENKPVKLKICGTVNVGEKPEIIVEHGTAAEIMTGAPMPEGADAVVMAENTIRRNGEVYVYTAVAKGENVMKAGADIRKGETVLERGCVLGAREIGAIAAIGKAKVKVYKVPRVAVLSTGAEITEPGKPLAPGKIYDINAYSLSAAVLECGGKPVYLGVFPDDASAIEKALKKALAAADIVVTSGGVSVGPKDVIPKTLGLLGKPGVIVCGIATKPGKPTTVAVVEGKPIFALPGHPTSALLIFHLLVRPFIMQMAGRKTVEEAVVKALASTRLFPAKGRRTFITVKLKRTEAGLVAEPVPTGLSGAITTLLKADGFIEIMENQQFIDAGETVMVHLFKSHLEI from the coding sequence GTGGAGGTGTTTAGGAGACTTTTAACCCTCGAAGAGGGAATACAAGCAATACGGAAGCATTTTGAAGCCAAACCTCTTGGTGTGGAGGAAGCCCCGCTGATGGAGGCTTTTAACCGTGTCCTGGCAGAGGACGTTATAGCGGAAATCAACGTCCCACCCTTCAACCGCTCAACCGTGGACGGTTACGCTGTTAAAGCCGAAGACACCTTCGAAGCAGATGAAAATAAGCCTGTAAAACTCAAAATCTGTGGAACTGTGAACGTTGGAGAAAAACCGGAAATAATCGTGGAACATGGAACAGCCGCGGAAATAATGACGGGTGCCCCTATGCCTGAGGGGGCAGACGCCGTTGTAATGGCTGAAAACACGATACGCAGAAACGGTGAAGTCTATGTTTACACTGCAGTGGCAAAGGGCGAAAACGTCATGAAAGCTGGAGCCGACATAAGGAAAGGCGAAACCGTCCTAGAAAGGGGATGCGTTCTAGGCGCTAGGGAAATAGGCGCAATAGCAGCCATTGGCAAAGCCAAAGTTAAAGTTTACAAAGTCCCCCGGGTAGCCGTCCTCTCCACGGGTGCGGAAATAACCGAGCCGGGCAAACCACTGGCTCCCGGCAAGATTTATGACATAAACGCCTACAGCTTAAGCGCCGCCGTCCTCGAGTGTGGTGGAAAACCAGTCTATCTTGGAGTTTTCCCCGATGACGCGTCCGCCATTGAAAAGGCACTCAAAAAAGCCCTAGCCGCAGCGGACATTGTTGTAACCTCCGGAGGAGTCTCCGTAGGCCCTAAAGATGTGATTCCCAAAACGCTAGGCCTCCTTGGAAAACCCGGAGTCATCGTGTGTGGTATAGCAACAAAACCGGGAAAACCTACAACAGTGGCCGTGGTGGAGGGGAAACCCATTTTCGCCTTGCCCGGACACCCCACATCGGCGCTTTTAATCTTTCACCTGCTCGTCCGCCCATTTATAATGCAGATGGCCGGGAGGAAAACCGTGGAAGAAGCAGTAGTCAAGGCTTTGGCCTCAACCCGGCTGTTTCCAGCGAAGGGAAGGCGAACATTCATCACCGTAAAGTTGAAGAGGACGGAAGCAGGCTTGGTGGCGGAGCCTGTTCCCACAGGGCTTTCTGGAGCAATAACGACCCTTTTGAAGGCTGACGGCTTCATAGAGATAATGGAAAACCAGCAGTTTATTGATGCCGGAGAGACTGTTATGGTACACCTCTTCAAAAGCCACTTAGAAATTTAA
- a CDS encoding RsmB/NOP family class I SAM-dependent RNA methyltransferase, translating to MLKEAWTLAIEALSWMEKERISERLALARTAKQLEISDVDAMRLAHGLVCETIRHRNFIDRFINEVLKPKALSDFPFGVQSFLRLYVYQTRVAKNWGKLDLEEAKNVARLARSILGWRTLRPVEPYLGLLLTENPEIVLEGVGDEERIGLLTHHPTWFVRYCFRLFGRREALALLEANSKTPPTYIRLNTLKGSEEEILKRLEEEKVKVEKVEGLRYAYKVLSAKQPLTRTKSFHEGLFYVQDKASCYAAEAANPKPGMVLLDVCAAPGAKTTYLAQLMQNQGVIYSIDYSRRRMGVWKSEVARMGVEIAEPIIADAYNPLPLAIEADMVILDPPCTSTGAFAKIPSAKWRLTARSAEKMAEIQWQMLENCAEKLKPGGTLIYSTCSITVEENELLIERFLKWHPEFQLIEITPKIGLPGLLGLTKCQRLYPHIHECNGFFIAKLLKEEV from the coding sequence TTGCTTAAAGAAGCTTGGACCTTGGCTATTGAAGCCTTAAGCTGGATGGAGAAGGAGCGCATAAGCGAGCGTCTAGCTTTAGCTCGAACAGCCAAGCAGCTGGAAATAAGCGATGTAGATGCTATGCGTTTGGCCCACGGGCTTGTATGCGAAACCATCAGGCACCGCAACTTCATAGACCGCTTTATAAATGAGGTTTTGAAGCCAAAGGCCCTAAGCGACTTCCCCTTTGGCGTCCAGTCCTTTCTAAGGCTTTATGTTTACCAGACTCGAGTAGCGAAAAATTGGGGCAAACTCGATCTAGAAGAAGCCAAAAACGTGGCCCGGCTCGCCCGGTCTATTTTAGGGTGGAGAACTCTTCGGCCCGTGGAGCCCTATCTTGGATTACTGTTGACGGAAAACCCGGAAATCGTGCTGGAAGGCGTAGGAGACGAAGAGCGAATTGGACTTTTAACCCATCATCCCACATGGTTTGTTAGGTACTGCTTCCGCCTATTTGGCAGAAGAGAAGCCCTAGCCCTTTTAGAGGCGAACTCCAAAACTCCGCCCACATACATAAGATTGAACACCCTCAAGGGAAGCGAAGAGGAGATTCTGAAAAGGCTTGAAGAGGAAAAGGTCAAAGTGGAAAAGGTTGAGGGACTGCGTTACGCCTACAAGGTTTTAAGCGCAAAACAACCCCTCACCAGAACCAAAAGCTTCCATGAAGGCCTATTCTATGTACAAGACAAGGCCAGCTGCTATGCGGCTGAAGCGGCGAATCCCAAGCCCGGCATGGTGCTTTTAGATGTTTGTGCAGCCCCCGGCGCCAAAACCACCTATCTAGCTCAGCTCATGCAGAATCAGGGTGTGATCTACTCCATAGACTATTCGAGGCGTAGGATGGGTGTCTGGAAAAGTGAAGTTGCTAGGATGGGTGTGGAAATCGCCGAGCCGATAATTGCGGATGCATACAATCCTCTGCCCTTAGCCATCGAAGCTGACATGGTTATATTGGATCCTCCTTGCACAAGCACGGGCGCCTTCGCAAAGATTCCATCTGCCAAATGGAGGCTCACCGCCCGGTCAGCTGAGAAAATGGCTGAGATCCAGTGGCAGATGCTTGAAAACTGCGCTGAAAAACTGAAGCCGGGCGGCACGCTGATATACTCCACGTGCAGCATAACCGTCGAAGAAAACGAGTTGCTAATTGAGCGCTTCCTAAAATGGCATCCAGAGTTCCAGCTTATCGAAATAACCCCGAAAATAGGGCTTCCCGGACTGCTGGGATTAACAAAATGTCAGAGGCTATATCCACACATTCACGAGTGCAACGGCTTCTTCATAGCAAAACTCTTGAAAGAAGAGGTTTAG
- a CDS encoding DUF2341 domain-containing protein, producing MRAIIRRLEGDKRGLSNVLVVMLSLILVVVIAANVVLWSYQMNQLDWERTQEKIEITEAYTYTTTFTWYYEDFSYRIQHNITGSAVSLTDYQIKIVMVNGTGISQGNVHYTTHVSRPDFGDVRFTWYNSTSNREQPIPYWPESVNYGKNATFWIKVPVIHASPQSATIYIYYGKNDAQTESNGDATFIFFDDFDDGIIDQNKWTNINDAVETGGALRGNGGTRKVWMQTLQTFQAPIAVRFRMRGEVNADFDSGISVGNLYFISDRGTSNPLIGTGWVFPSGSAGDVVSWHTYEARILSNSQIFHDLAANKTAVAAYTYSAGPLYLLGDSNSANRDTFYDYIFVRKYMDPEPIHGAWGNEETYSLEATYSRLTVKIRNQSALTTRIVAVWVNNATLHMRYSVNIFINPGESATFSVVDRNLPRDLRVVKAVTERGNMALFVEG from the coding sequence TTGAGGGCTATTATAAGGCGCCTTGAAGGCGACAAGCGGGGATTAAGCAACGTGCTGGTCGTGATGCTGAGCCTAATCCTAGTGGTGGTTATAGCCGCAAACGTAGTTTTATGGAGCTACCAGATGAACCAGCTTGACTGGGAAAGAACGCAGGAGAAAATCGAAATAACGGAAGCATATACGTATACAACCACGTTCACATGGTATTACGAGGACTTTAGCTACCGCATCCAGCATAACATAACTGGAAGCGCCGTAAGCCTCACAGACTATCAGATCAAAATCGTCATGGTGAACGGCACCGGAATAAGCCAAGGAAACGTTCACTACACAACCCATGTCAGCCGACCAGATTTCGGCGACGTAAGATTCACATGGTATAACAGCACAAGCAACCGGGAGCAACCCATTCCATACTGGCCTGAAAGCGTGAACTATGGGAAAAACGCAACTTTTTGGATTAAGGTTCCAGTTATACACGCTAGTCCCCAGTCAGCCACAATCTACATCTATTATGGGAAAAACGATGCCCAAACAGAAAGCAATGGAGACGCCACATTCATCTTTTTCGACGATTTTGACGATGGAATAATAGACCAGAACAAGTGGACAAACATCAATGATGCTGTTGAAACTGGAGGCGCCCTAAGAGGGAACGGGGGAACACGGAAAGTTTGGATGCAAACCTTACAGACCTTCCAAGCACCCATCGCCGTAAGGTTCAGAATGAGGGGTGAAGTAAACGCTGACTTTGACAGCGGCATAAGTGTTGGGAACCTCTACTTCATAAGCGACAGAGGAACAAGCAACCCACTCATAGGCACAGGATGGGTGTTCCCCTCGGGATCCGCCGGAGACGTCGTCTCCTGGCACACGTATGAAGCAAGAATCCTATCAAACTCACAGATATTTCACGACTTGGCAGCCAACAAGACGGCAGTAGCCGCCTATACATACAGCGCCGGCCCATTGTACTTGCTCGGAGACTCTAACAGCGCCAACAGAGACACCTTCTACGACTACATTTTTGTCCGCAAATACATGGATCCCGAGCCCATCCACGGGGCTTGGGGAAACGAGGAAACCTACAGCCTAGAGGCGACTTATAGTAGGTTAACAGTTAAGATAAGGAACCAAAGTGCATTAACAACCCGTATTGTGGCAGTTTGGGTTAACAATGCAACATTACACATGCGGTACTCCGTGAACATCTTTATAAATCCAGGGGAAAGCGCAACCTTTTCGGTGGTTGACAGAAATCTTCCAAGGGACCTTCGCGTGGTTAAGGCTGTGACTGAAAGGGGGAACATGGCGCTATTCGTAGAGGGCTGA
- the speB gene encoding agmatinase: MGYRELFVSQSNVFGGFQKSFEEADYVVLGVPFDATSTFRTGARFGPNAVRAASLNIETYSFRSGVDVENLRIHDLGDLHVSTDTKQTLERLSRVVKEIHEAGKMPVAIGGEHTITIGVLKGLSSLLRQTAVISFDAHLDLRDEFMGLRLSHTTFLRRTNEQLQPATILEIGTRAVCKEELEYAEKAGIEFFTANQIREWGWKKTVNQLKKKLEECENVYLSIDVDVLDPAYAPAVQNPEPDGLDTPTLLDILCGVCDKRVVGFDVVEVAPNYDHGITAIQAAKVIFEVLCSIERDRRG; the protein is encoded by the coding sequence ATGGGCTATCGGGAGCTTTTCGTCTCTCAGTCCAATGTCTTCGGTGGATTTCAAAAGTCCTTTGAAGAGGCGGACTATGTGGTTTTAGGCGTCCCCTTTGACGCCACAAGCACGTTTAGGACTGGGGCACGTTTCGGACCAAACGCCGTTAGAGCAGCTTCCCTAAACATTGAAACCTATAGCTTCCGCAGCGGTGTCGATGTGGAAAACTTGCGGATACATGATTTGGGCGACTTGCATGTTTCCACAGACACTAAGCAAACGCTGGAGAGGCTTTCAAGGGTTGTCAAGGAGATTCATGAGGCTGGTAAAATGCCCGTCGCCATTGGTGGCGAGCATACGATAACCATAGGCGTGCTGAAGGGTTTAAGTAGCCTCCTTCGGCAAACGGCTGTGATAAGTTTTGATGCTCACCTAGACCTCCGCGACGAGTTCATGGGTTTGAGGCTTTCGCACACCACTTTCCTACGGAGAACCAACGAGCAACTGCAGCCAGCCACTATCCTCGAGATTGGAACAAGAGCCGTCTGCAAAGAGGAGCTTGAATACGCGGAAAAGGCGGGAATAGAATTCTTCACAGCAAACCAAATACGAGAATGGGGATGGAAGAAAACCGTGAACCAGCTGAAGAAAAAACTGGAAGAATGCGAGAATGTTTATCTGTCCATAGACGTGGACGTTCTTGATCCGGCTTATGCCCCTGCGGTGCAGAATCCAGAGCCAGATGGCTTAGATACGCCCACGCTTTTGGATATTTTGTGCGGCGTATGTGACAAACGGGTGGTCGGCTTCGACGTTGTTGAGGTTGCACCAAACTATGATCATGGAATCACAGCCATCCAAGCCGCGAAAGTGATTTTTGAAGTTTTATGCAGCATTGAAAGGGATCGGAGAGGTTAA
- a CDS encoding type II secretion system F family protein: MPKIKKTVRQAVWAVSIVVAVAITIFGFLAAQGTSVFDDVVFFALLVAFTPPTVLNYIDYRWRKAIDEHLPDLFRSIVQAQETGMTLPRALEETAKRDFGPLTTELRKMTAQISWGMTFEEALVAFSKRVNTLLVQRTVPLIIEANRSGGHVEKVFDPMGKFVQSTLILQKERQNRTRPYIAIIYVAFFVFIFTIILLFKSFFVNVEGLPLLNASIMTPEEVKRLFFHMTIIQAFFGGLVAGKMGEGTVSAGLKHSLALMICGYIALKLFL, from the coding sequence ATGCCGAAAATAAAGAAAACCGTAAGGCAAGCCGTGTGGGCCGTGTCGATTGTGGTAGCTGTGGCCATAACTATCTTCGGCTTTCTCGCGGCTCAAGGGACCTCGGTTTTTGATGATGTTGTTTTTTTCGCCCTTCTAGTCGCATTTACCCCGCCGACGGTGCTAAATTACATTGATTATCGATGGAGGAAGGCTATAGACGAGCATTTACCGGACCTTTTTAGAAGCATTGTGCAGGCCCAAGAGACTGGCATGACATTGCCCCGCGCCTTGGAAGAAACGGCTAAAAGGGATTTTGGACCTTTAACGACTGAACTGCGAAAGATGACTGCACAAATTTCATGGGGCATGACCTTTGAGGAGGCTTTGGTGGCTTTTTCGAAACGCGTCAACACCCTTCTCGTGCAGAGAACCGTTCCCCTCATAATCGAGGCAAACCGTTCAGGAGGACACGTGGAGAAAGTTTTCGATCCCATGGGCAAATTTGTCCAATCGACGCTGATCCTCCAGAAGGAGCGGCAAAACAGAACCCGCCCCTACATCGCAATAATCTATGTGGCCTTCTTCGTCTTCATATTCACCATTATACTGCTGTTCAAGTCCTTCTTCGTAAACGTTGAGGGGTTACCGCTGCTCAACGCATCCATAATGACGCCTGAAGAGGTTAAACGCCTATTCTTTCACATGACAATTATCCAAGCCTTCTTCGGCGGGCTTGTGGCTGGAAAAATGGGCGAAGGCACCGTGAGCGCTGGATTAAAACATAGCTTAGCATTAATGATCTGCGGCTACATAGCCCTAAAACTCTTCTTATAG
- a CDS encoding molybdopterin molybdotransferase MoeA produces MVRLRGFQKLTSIEEATHLLLTSLKLERLGVVNVPLAEALNHVLAEDIIADEDLPRFDRSAVDGYAVRASDTFGASQFSPKILKLTTANRLTEGEAKEVWTGNPLPEGADAVVMLEHVKRLNNEIEVWVAVTPGENVSRKGEDVAKGEVAVRAGTRLKPHHLGLIAALGKSQVPVFEKPKVAILATGNELVEVGQTPRENQIFEINRVVIASLCQELGAEPVDLGIAKDDVDEISEKIRLGLEKANMVVTTGGTSVGISDLVPVAINRLGKPGVIVHGVAMRPAMPTALAVVNNKPIIVLSGNPVAAMFGFEVFARPLILKMLGVEHESRPIVQAKLTRRVSTALGRKTFVRVCVFRQDGEFYAEPISAKGSGVISTMTRANGYVVVPENREGLEEGETVLVHMFDTLEVGGGV; encoded by the coding sequence TTGGTTAGACTAAGAGGCTTCCAAAAACTCACGTCCATAGAAGAAGCCACCCATCTGCTTTTAACAAGTCTGAAGCTGGAACGTTTAGGGGTTGTGAACGTTCCATTGGCTGAAGCCCTAAACCATGTTCTCGCAGAAGACATAATAGCCGACGAAGACCTGCCCAGGTTTGACCGTTCAGCCGTTGACGGCTACGCCGTAAGAGCCAGCGATACTTTTGGAGCATCTCAATTTAGCCCAAAAATCCTCAAGCTGACGACTGCAAACAGACTGACGGAGGGCGAAGCAAAGGAGGTTTGGACGGGAAACCCCCTTCCGGAGGGTGCAGACGCCGTCGTAATGCTGGAGCATGTTAAACGCCTCAACAATGAAATAGAGGTTTGGGTTGCCGTTACACCCGGCGAGAACGTTTCAAGGAAAGGCGAGGATGTAGCCAAAGGCGAGGTTGCTGTAAGGGCTGGAACACGCCTAAAACCCCACCATTTGGGGCTTATAGCCGCCTTGGGAAAAAGCCAAGTGCCAGTTTTCGAAAAACCTAAAGTGGCGATCTTAGCCACTGGAAACGAGCTTGTAGAGGTTGGGCAAACACCAAGAGAAAACCAGATTTTTGAGATTAACAGGGTGGTTATCGCCTCACTATGCCAAGAACTCGGCGCCGAGCCCGTGGACTTGGGAATAGCAAAAGACGATGTGGACGAGATTTCGGAGAAAATTAGGCTTGGACTGGAAAAGGCGAACATGGTTGTGACAACGGGTGGCACAAGTGTCGGTATTTCAGATCTTGTCCCCGTGGCCATAAACCGCCTAGGCAAGCCCGGCGTGATAGTTCACGGGGTAGCTATGCGTCCGGCAATGCCCACCGCTCTTGCAGTGGTGAATAACAAGCCAATAATAGTGCTTTCAGGTAATCCGGTTGCCGCCATGTTCGGCTTTGAGGTTTTCGCTAGACCCCTAATCCTCAAGATGCTTGGGGTTGAACATGAATCTAGGCCGATTGTTCAAGCTAAGCTAACACGAAGAGTTTCTACAGCCCTCGGGAGAAAAACCTTCGTGCGGGTGTGTGTATTCCGGCAAGATGGTGAATTTTACGCTGAACCCATAAGCGCTAAAGGCTCAGGGGTAATTTCAACGATGACGCGGGCCAATGGCTACGTGGTTGTCCCGGAAAACCGTGAGGGCTTAGAGGAAGGCGAAACAGTGCTCGTTCACATGTTTGACACCTTGGAGGTCGGTGGAGGTGTTTAG
- a CDS encoding TIM barrel protein, producing MADRPRFGPAGVPPGFRAMKATLMDVPRLLREEGLDAFEYQAVRWGAKPQIRREDAEKFGLKARENDVLLSLHASYFINFCGDKETIEASKARLIACAAAAQWMHAQVVVFHPGFYGRRPPKEVLAGCLEALKDVVERLKMLGVRDVKLGPETMGKPSQLGSLDEILSLCESVEQTQPVIDWAHLHAREKGLFKTVDDFRRVVETIEKRLGMEAVKNMHCHFTKVEFTEKGEKCHHTMDEAEYGPDFTLLAKVIAEFKLNPVIISESPVLDVDAIKMRDILMKELKG from the coding sequence ATGGCTGACCGTCCAAGGTTTGGCCCGGCAGGGGTTCCCCCGGGCTTTAGGGCAATGAAGGCCACGCTTATGGATGTGCCTAGGCTATTGCGGGAGGAGGGATTAGACGCCTTCGAGTATCAGGCGGTTCGCTGGGGTGCAAAACCACAAATAAGACGGGAAGACGCGGAGAAGTTTGGACTAAAAGCTAGGGAAAATGACGTGCTGCTCAGTCTCCACGCATCCTACTTCATAAACTTCTGCGGTGACAAGGAAACCATTGAAGCCAGCAAAGCCCGCCTCATAGCCTGCGCAGCAGCCGCCCAGTGGATGCACGCACAAGTAGTTGTTTTTCACCCCGGATTCTATGGTCGGAGACCGCCTAAAGAGGTTTTGGCCGGCTGTCTAGAAGCCTTGAAAGATGTAGTTGAAAGATTGAAGATGCTCGGAGTAAGGGACGTTAAACTTGGACCTGAAACCATGGGAAAACCCTCCCAGCTTGGAAGCTTAGACGAAATTTTGAGTTTATGCGAAAGTGTTGAACAAACCCAGCCAGTTATTGATTGGGCGCATCTGCACGCGCGGGAAAAGGGGCTGTTTAAAACCGTTGACGACTTCCGCAGGGTTGTGGAAACCATAGAAAAACGCTTGGGGATGGAAGCAGTCAAAAACATGCACTGCCACTTCACGAAGGTAGAGTTTACAGAGAAGGGCGAAAAATGCCATCACACCATGGACGAAGCGGAGTATGGACCGGACTTCACACTTCTTGCAAAGGTCATCGCGGAGTTTAAGCTTAACCCGGTTATAATAAGCGAAAGCCCAGTGCTTGACGTGGACGCCATCAAAATGCGGGACATTCTAATGAAAGAGCTTAAGGGTTAA